In Cicer arietinum cultivar CDC Frontier isolate Library 1 chromosome 1, Cicar.CDCFrontier_v2.0, whole genome shotgun sequence, one DNA window encodes the following:
- the LOC101499116 gene encoding protein RICE SALT SENSITIVE 3 codes for MVGSGAASDRSKEAVGMMALHEALRTVCLNSDWTYSVFWTIRPRPRVRGGNGCKVGDDNGSLMLMWEDGFCRGRGSSGCLEDIDGEDPVRKSFSKMSIQLYNYGEGLMGKVASDKCHKWVFKEPTECEPNISNYWQSSFDALPPEWTDQFESGIQTIAVIQAGHGLLQLGSCKIIPEDLHFVLRMRHTFESLGYQSGFYLSQLFSSTRNTSSSTSLPSKQSTLPIRPPPPLFNWNQRSLTSPSSMLSSPNFQQHAARLGFPQTKDETHMFLMPHASQETPRIEDMMGGGGGGGGGEHENDIKWPNGLSFFNALTGRADDAKLLFNPESLGGKQGDHNHNHNHNHPLNQNPNSDGSNMQNASGNNPNEFLSLDSHHEGGRKMDKFKRSFTLPTRVASSSSSTSMDQQGVEYRNSEGGMYSDVMETFLE; via the exons atGGTGGGCTCAGGAGCAGCATCAGATAGGAGCAAAGAAGCTGTTGGGATGATGGCCCTTCATGAGGCCCTCAGAACCGTCTGTCTTAACTCAGACTGGACTTACTCTGTCTTCTGGACTATTCGTCCTCGCCC AAGAGTTAGAGGTGGTAATGGCTGCAAAGTTGGAGATGATAATGGAAGCTT GATGTTGATGTGGGAGGATGGATTTTGCAGAGGAAGAGGTTCTTCAGGTTGTCTTGAAGATATTGATGGAGAAGATCCTGTCAGAAAATCCTTCAGCAAAATGTCCATTCAGTTGTATAATTATGGAGAAGG GTTGATGGGAAAAGTTGCATCTGATAAGTGTCACAAGTGGGTCTTTAAAGAGCCAACAGAATGTGAACCCAATATCTCTAACTATTGGCAGAGTTCCTTTGATGct CTTCCTCCTGAATGGACTGACCAGTTTGAGTCAGGGATTCAG ACCATAGCTGTAATTCAAGCTGGACATGGTCTTCTTCAACTTGGTTCTTGTAAGATT ATTCCAGAAGACCTTCATTTTGTCCTAAGAATGAGACACACATTTGAATCATTAGGCTACCAATCTGGTTTCTACCTCTCCCAACTCTTCTCATCAACAAGGAACACTTCTTCATCAACTTCACTTCCTTCAAAACAATCAACCCTTCCAATTAGGCCACCTCCACCACTCTTCAACTGGAATCAAAGATCACTCACTTCACCTTCTTCCATGCTATCCTCACCCAATTTTCAACAACATGCAGCTAGGCTTGGTTTTCCACAAACCAAAGATGAAACACACATGTTCCTCATGCCTCATGCATCACAAGAAACTCCAAGAATTGAAGATATGatgggaggaggaggaggaggaggaggaggagagCATGAAAATGACATTAAATGGCCAAATGGGCTGTCTTTCTTTAATGCTCTAACTGGAAGAGCTGATGATGCTAAGCTTTTGTTTAATCCagagagtttaggtggaaaacAAGGtgatcataatcataatcataaccATAATCACCCTCTTAATCAAAATCCTAATTCAGATGGTTCAAACATGCAAAATGCAAGTGGAAATAACCCAAATGAGTTTTTGAGCTTGGATAGTCACCATGAAGGTGGGAGGAAAATGGACAAGTTTAAGAGGAGTTTTACTTTACCTACAAGAGTtgcttcatcatcttcatccacTTCAATGGATCAACAAGGTGTGGAGTATAGGAATTCAGAAGGAGGTATGTATTCAGATGTTATGGAGACCTTTTTGGAGTGA
- the LOC101498795 gene encoding probable protein phosphatase 2C 39 — protein MAARDILHKMKEKVGFGSDPDSGKGKSKMSKHITHGFHLVKGRSYHAMEDYLVARFKQIDNNELGLFAIFDGHAGHNVPNYLQSHLFDNILKEPDFWKEPVNSVKKAYSITDSSILEKSGELGRGGSTAVTAILINGQKLIVANIGDSRAVLSKKGVAKQLSVDHEPITEHEDIKNRGGFVSRFPGDVPRVDGRLAVSRAFGDKSLKKHLSSEPHVTVEKINDDAEFVILASDGLWKVMSNQEAVNTIKDIKDARSSAKRLTEEAVNRKSSDDISCIVVKLQ, from the exons ATGGCTGCCAGAGATATCCTTCATAAGATGAAG GAAAAAGTTGGGTTTGGTTCAGACCCTGATTCAGGGAAAGGAAAGAGTAAGATGTCGAAACACATAACTCATGGCTTTCACTTGGTAAAGGGAAGATCGTATCACGCCATGGAAGATTATCTCGTTGCTCGATTTAAGCAAATTGATAACAACGAATTGGGCTTGTTTGCGATATTTGATGGCCATGCTGGTCACAATGTACCTAACTACTTGCAGTCACATTTATTCGATAATATCTTAAAAGAG CCTGACTTCTGGAAAGAGCCTGTAAATTCTGTCAAAAAAGCGTATAGTATAACCGATTCTAGTATTTTAGAGAAGTCAGGTGAATTAGGTAGAGGGGGTTCAACCGCAGTTACTGCAATATTGATTAATGGTCAGAAGTTAATAGTAGCCAATATCGGGGATTCTCGGGCCGTTTTATCAAAGAAAGGTGTGGCCAAACAACTTTCAGTGGATCATGAACCAATCACAGAACatgaagatataaaaaatagagGTGGTTTTGTCTCACGATTTCCAg GGGATGTTCCACGAGTTGATGGACGGTTGGCAGTGTCGAGGGCATTTGGCGACAAAAGCTTGAAAAAACACTTGAGTTCAGAGCCACATGTAACAGTGGAGAAGATAAACGATGATGCAGAGTTTGTTATATTAGCCAGTGATGGATTGTGGAAG GTAATGTCAAATCAAGAAGCAGTTAATACTATCAAAGATATAAAGGATGCTCGGTCTTCGGCAAAGCGCCTCACTGAAGAAGCAGTTAACAGGAAAAGCAGTGATGATATCTCCTGCATTGTTGTGAAACTTCAGTGA
- the LOC101498218 gene encoding squamosa promoter-binding-like protein 3, which yields MERNQTSLKKDNIVEHEEEEDEEDESHEENEKKKSACVNGKKRPSKSGRFSPPFCQAESCDADFTLSKRYHRRHKVCEVHSKAPSVVVAGLRQRFCQQCSRFHELMEFDEAKRSCRRRLARHNERRRKSPSGICNEGSSSGIKGQQDRDGDWNKIEMDMSRSSSHEFLNFS from the exons ATGGAGAGGAATCAAACATCACTTAAGAAAGACAACATAGTTGAACATGAAGAAGAGGAAGATGAGGAGGATGAAAGTCATGAAGAAAATGAGAAGAAGAAAAGTGCTTGTGTGAATGGGAAAAAAAGGCCAAGTAAAAGTGGAAGATTTTCTCCACCTTTCTGTCAAGCTGAAAGTTGTGATGCTGATTTTACTTTATCAAAAAGGTACCATCGTCGCCATAAGGTGTGTGAGGTTCATTCCAAGGCTCCTTCTGTGGTGGTTGCAGGGCTGAGGCAGAGGTTTTGTCAGCAATGTAGCAG GTTCCATGAGCTGATGGAGTTTGATGAAGCTAAAAGAAGCTGTCGAAGACGCTTAGCGCGACACAATGAACGTCGTCGTAAAAGCCCTTCTGGAATTTGCAATGAAGGAAGCAGTAGTGGCATCAAAGGGCAGCAAGACAGAGATGGTGATTGGAACAAAATTGAGATGGACATGTCAAGAAGTTCTAGTCACGAGTTTTTGAATTTCAGCTGA
- the LOC101497664 gene encoding uncharacterized protein isoform X1 — translation MAKRFHFLAPYKEMVQNLKSSTTHKVGIVSNFSITNQSHVHTQGGDPLVGAINQGSEKAKEVLGNVEGGGKESVETAWDATKKTVQLVTDTTTAEADMNVMDTVEYRSSEDLTGQLGDGCDKMQF, via the exons ATGGCAAAGAGATTTCACTTTCTTGCACCCTACAAAGAAATGGTCCAAAATCTCAAATCAAGTACCACTCATAAAGTTGGAATAGTTAGCAACTTCTCAATTACAAACCAATCTCATGTGCATACTCAA GGTGGAGATCCATTAGTAGGAGCAATAAATCAAGGGTCAGAGAAAGCAAAAGAGGTGTTAGGGAATGTAGAAGGAGGTGGTAAAGAAAGTGTTGAGACAGCATGGGATGCAACAAAGAAAACAGTACAATTAGTAACGGATACTACAACTGCAGAGGCTGATATGAATGTTATGGACACAGTTGAGTATAGAAGTAGTGAAGATTTGACTGGTCAACTTGGAGATGGTTGTGATAAGATGCAGTTCTAG
- the LOC101497664 gene encoding uncharacterized protein isoform X2, whose product MAKRFHFLAPYKEMVQNLKSSTTHKVGIVSNFSITNQSHGGDPLVGAINQGSEKAKEVLGNVEGGGKESVETAWDATKKTVQLVTDTTTAEADMNVMDTVEYRSSEDLTGQLGDGCDKMQF is encoded by the exons ATGGCAAAGAGATTTCACTTTCTTGCACCCTACAAAGAAATGGTCCAAAATCTCAAATCAAGTACCACTCATAAAGTTGGAATAGTTAGCAACTTCTCAATTACAAACCAATCTCAT GGTGGAGATCCATTAGTAGGAGCAATAAATCAAGGGTCAGAGAAAGCAAAAGAGGTGTTAGGGAATGTAGAAGGAGGTGGTAAAGAAAGTGTTGAGACAGCATGGGATGCAACAAAGAAAACAGTACAATTAGTAACGGATACTACAACTGCAGAGGCTGATATGAATGTTATGGACACAGTTGAGTATAGAAGTAGTGAAGATTTGACTGGTCAACTTGGAGATGGTTGTGATAAGATGCAGTTCTAG
- the LOC101497010 gene encoding uncharacterized protein: MLLTNKTFHIVTKSMSFYASSRLSTASLSTAYERVEGSNAVAEANSDDGGVTREGMYKGTGEEMGMSSDAAREGPIKAEEEGDMVRDTAKDSMDGAWIAATNKVRDCHKDEGQR; the protein is encoded by the exons ATGTTGCTAACCAACAAAACATTCCACATTGTCACCAAATCTATGTCTTTTTATGCATCTTCTCGTCTTTCCACAGCTTCCTTATCAACAGCTTATGAACGCGTCGAA GGTAGTAATGCGGTGGCGGAAGCAAATAGTGATGATGGTGGTGTGACGAGAGAGGGTATGTACAAAGGAACGGGAGAAGAGATGGGTATGTCAAGTGATGCAGCAAGAGAGGGTCCAATAAAAGCAGAGGAAGAAGGAGATATGGTGAGAGATACTGCAAAGGATAGCATGGATGGAGCTTGGATAGCAGCTACAAACAAGGTTCGAGATTGTCACAAGGATGAAGGGCAACGATAA